In the Neofelis nebulosa isolate mNeoNeb1 chromosome 11, mNeoNeb1.pri, whole genome shotgun sequence genome, one interval contains:
- the MBD1 gene encoding methyl-CpG-binding domain protein 1 isoform X18, with the protein MAEDWLDCPALGPGWKRREVFRKSGATCGRSDTYYQSPTGDRIRSKVELTRYLGPACDLTLFDFKQGILCYPAPKAQPLAVPSRKRKKPSRPAKTRKRQVGPQKGEVRKEAPGDETKANADTAPASLPAPGCCENCGISFSGDGTRRQRLKTLCKDCRAQRIAFNREQRMFKRVGCGECEACRVTEDCGACSTCLLQLPHDVASGLFCKCERRRCLRIVERSRGCGVCRGCQTREDCGRCRVCLRPPRPGLRRQWRCVQRRCLRHLAHRLRRHHQRCQRRPPLAVAPPAGKRSRRRGGCDSKMAARRRPPRTQPLPPVPLSQPPESPELHPRALVPSPPAEFIYYCVDEDELQPYTNRRQNRKCGACAACLRRMDCGRCDFCCDKPKFGGSNQKRQKCRWRQCLQFAMKRLLPSVWAGSEDGAGPPPPYSRRKRPGSTRRPRLGQILKTSLTTPTTRPGHAQTPMKQETGSGFVLPPPGTDLVFLREGASSPVQVPGPAAASTEALLQAVDPDLPPVKQEPLDPEEDKEEESKDDSASDSAPEEEAGGAGTPVITEIFSLGGTRLRDTAVWLPSLQGRQSGREDGCKVWETEDALARRSTSTSTSTSTSWNRRRWPRTHVSLSPPPTSIMWVSYRRSWCPSSQT; encoded by the exons ATGGCTGAGGACTGGCTGGACTGCCCAGCCTTGGGCCCCGGCTGGAAGCGCCGTGAAGTCTTTCGAAAGTCAGGTGCCACCTGTGGACGCTCAGACACCTATTACCAGAG CCCCAcaggagacaggatccgaagcaaaGTTGAGCTGACCCGATACCTGGGCCCTGCGTGTGACCTCACTCTCTTCGACTTCAAACAAGGCATTCTGTGCTATCCAGCCCCCAAG GCCCAGCCCTTAGCTGTCCCTAGCAGGAAGCGGAAGAAGCCTTCACGGCCAGCCAAGACTCGAAAACGTCAGGTTGGACCTCAAAAGGGTGAGGTCAggaaggaggccccaggagatGAGACCAAGGCTAATGCTGACACAGCCCCAGCTTCACTCCCTGCACCTGG GTGCTGTGAGAACTGTGGAATCAGCTTCTCAGGAGATGGTACCCGAAGGCAGCGGCTCAAGACATTATGCAAGGACTGCCGAG CGCAGAGAATTGCTTTCAACCGGGAACAGAGGATGTTTAAG CGTGTGGGCTGCGGGGAGTGTGAGGCCTGCCGGGTAACCGAGGACTGCGGGGCCTGCTCCACCTGCCTTCTGCAGCTGCCCCATGATGTGGCCTCGGGGCTGTTCTGCAAGTGTGAGCGGAGACGGTGCCTCCGGATTGTGGAAAGG AGCCGAGGGTGTGGAGTGTGCCGGGGCTGTCAGACCCGAGAGGACTGTGGCCGTTGCCGAGTCTGCCTTCGCCCTCCCCGCCCTGGTCTCAGGCGCCAGTGGAGGTGTGTCCAACGGCGCTGCCTACGG CACCTTGCCCACCGTCTCCGTCGCCACCATCAGCGATGTCAACGACGCCCTCCCCTAGCTGTGGCTCCCCCTGCT GGTAAACGTAGCCGCCGTAGAGGAGGCTGCGACTCCAAGATGGCTGCCCGGCGGCGCCCCCCGCGAACCCAGCCATTGCCTCCAGTTCCCCTGTCACAGCCTCCAGAGTCCCCAGAGCTG CACCCCAGAGCCCTGGTCCCCTCGCCACCTGCCGAGTTCATCTATTACTGTGTAGACGAGGACGAGCTA CAGCCTTACACCAATCGCCGGCAGAACCGCAAGTGTGGGGCCTGTGCAGCCTGCCTACGGCGGATGGACTGTGGTCGCTGCGACTTCTGCTGTGACAAGCCTAAATTTGGGGGCAGCAACCAAAAGCGCCAGAAGTGTCGTTGGCGCCAATGCCTGCAGTTTGCTATG AAGCGGCTGCTGCCTAGTGTCTGGGCAGGATCTGAGGATGGGGCAGGGCCGCCCCCACCTTACTCTCGTCGAAAGAGGCCTGGCTCTACTCGAAGGCCCCGTCTGGGTCAGATACTGAAGACCTCCTTGACCACACCCACAACCCGACCAGGCCATGCCCAGACTCCAATGAAACAAGAAACAGGCAGTGGCTTTGTGCTGCCTCCACCTGGCACTGATCTTGTGTTCTTACGGGAAGGTGCAAGCAGTCCCGTGCAGGTGCCTGGCCCTGCTGCAGCTTCCACAGAAGCCCTGTTGCAG GCAGTGGACCCAGACTTGCCACCTGTGAAGCAAGAGCCACTGGACCctgaggaggacaaggaggaagagagcaagGATGACTCCGCCTCCGACTCGGccccagaggaggaggcaggaggggctggcACACCCGTG ATCACGGAGATTTTCAGCCTGGGTGGAACCCGCCTCCGGGACACAGCAGTCTGGTTGCCAAG TCTGCAGGGCAGGCAATCGGGAAGGGAAGATGGATGTAAAGTGTGGGAGACGGAGGACGCTTTGGCGCGCAGGAGCACGAGCACGAGCACGAGCACGAGCACGAGCTGGAACCGGCGAAGATGGCCTAGAACCCATGTCAGTCTCTCACCACCTCCAACTTCGATAATGTGGGTGTCCTACAGAAGAAGCTGGTGCCCTTCATCACAGACTTAA
- the MBD1 gene encoding methyl-CpG-binding domain protein 1 isoform X16 — protein MAEDWLDCPALGPGWKRREVFRKSGATCGRSDTYYQSPTGDRIRSKVELTRYLGPACDLTLFDFKQGILCYPAPKAQPLAVPSRKRKKPSRPAKTRKRQVGPQKGEVRKEAPGDETKANADTAPASLPAPGCCENCGISFSGDGTRRQRLKTLCKDCRAQRIAFNREQRMFKRVGCGECEACRVTEDCGACSTCLLQLPHDVASGLFCKCERRRCLRIVERSRGCGVCRGCQTREDCGRCRVCLRPPRPGLRRQWRCVQRRCLRGKRSRRRGGCDSKMAARRRPPRTQPLPPVPLSQPPESPELHPRALVPSPPAEFIYYCVDEDELQPYTNRRQNRKCGACAACLRRMDCGRCDFCCDKPKFGGSNQKRQKCRWRQCLQFAMKRLLPSVWAGSEDGAGPPPPYSRRKRPGSTRRPRLGQILKTSLTTPTTRPGHAQTPMKQETGSGFVLPPPGTDLVFLREGASSPVQVPGPAAASTEALLQEAQCPGLSWVVALPQVKQEKADAQEDWTPGTAILTSPVLLPGCPSKAVDPDLPPVKQEPLDPEEDKEEESKDDSASDSAPEEEAGGAGTPVITEIFSLGGTRLRDTAVWLPRAGNREGKMDVKCGRRRTLWRAGARARARARARAGTGEDGLEPMSVSHHLQLR, from the exons ATGGCTGAGGACTGGCTGGACTGCCCAGCCTTGGGCCCCGGCTGGAAGCGCCGTGAAGTCTTTCGAAAGTCAGGTGCCACCTGTGGACGCTCAGACACCTATTACCAGAG CCCCAcaggagacaggatccgaagcaaaGTTGAGCTGACCCGATACCTGGGCCCTGCGTGTGACCTCACTCTCTTCGACTTCAAACAAGGCATTCTGTGCTATCCAGCCCCCAAG GCCCAGCCCTTAGCTGTCCCTAGCAGGAAGCGGAAGAAGCCTTCACGGCCAGCCAAGACTCGAAAACGTCAGGTTGGACCTCAAAAGGGTGAGGTCAggaaggaggccccaggagatGAGACCAAGGCTAATGCTGACACAGCCCCAGCTTCACTCCCTGCACCTGG GTGCTGTGAGAACTGTGGAATCAGCTTCTCAGGAGATGGTACCCGAAGGCAGCGGCTCAAGACATTATGCAAGGACTGCCGAG CGCAGAGAATTGCTTTCAACCGGGAACAGAGGATGTTTAAG CGTGTGGGCTGCGGGGAGTGTGAGGCCTGCCGGGTAACCGAGGACTGCGGGGCCTGCTCCACCTGCCTTCTGCAGCTGCCCCATGATGTGGCCTCGGGGCTGTTCTGCAAGTGTGAGCGGAGACGGTGCCTCCGGATTGTGGAAAGG AGCCGAGGGTGTGGAGTGTGCCGGGGCTGTCAGACCCGAGAGGACTGTGGCCGTTGCCGAGTCTGCCTTCGCCCTCCCCGCCCTGGTCTCAGGCGCCAGTGGAGGTGTGTCCAACGGCGCTGCCTACGG GGTAAACGTAGCCGCCGTAGAGGAGGCTGCGACTCCAAGATGGCTGCCCGGCGGCGCCCCCCGCGAACCCAGCCATTGCCTCCAGTTCCCCTGTCACAGCCTCCAGAGTCCCCAGAGCTG CACCCCAGAGCCCTGGTCCCCTCGCCACCTGCCGAGTTCATCTATTACTGTGTAGACGAGGACGAGCTA CAGCCTTACACCAATCGCCGGCAGAACCGCAAGTGTGGGGCCTGTGCAGCCTGCCTACGGCGGATGGACTGTGGTCGCTGCGACTTCTGCTGTGACAAGCCTAAATTTGGGGGCAGCAACCAAAAGCGCCAGAAGTGTCGTTGGCGCCAATGCCTGCAGTTTGCTATG AAGCGGCTGCTGCCTAGTGTCTGGGCAGGATCTGAGGATGGGGCAGGGCCGCCCCCACCTTACTCTCGTCGAAAGAGGCCTGGCTCTACTCGAAGGCCCCGTCTGGGTCAGATACTGAAGACCTCCTTGACCACACCCACAACCCGACCAGGCCATGCCCAGACTCCAATGAAACAAGAAACAGGCAGTGGCTTTGTGCTGCCTCCACCTGGCACTGATCTTGTGTTCTTACGGGAAGGTGCAAGCAGTCCCGTGCAGGTGCCTGGCCCTGCTGCAGCTTCCACAGAAGCCCTGTTGCAG GAGGCCCAGTGCCCTGGCCTGAGTTGGGTTGTGGCCTTACCCCAGGTGAAGCAAGAGAAGGCGGATGCCCAGGAAGACTGGACACCGGGCACAGCCATCCTGACTTCTCCTGTATTGCTGCCTGGCTGCCCCAGCAAG GCAGTGGACCCAGACTTGCCACCTGTGAAGCAAGAGCCACTGGACCctgaggaggacaaggaggaagagagcaagGATGACTCCGCCTCCGACTCGGccccagaggaggaggcaggaggggctggcACACCCGTG ATCACGGAGATTTTCAGCCTGGGTGGAACCCGCCTCCGGGACACAGCAGTCTGGTTGCCAAG GGCAGGCAATCGGGAAGGGAAGATGGATGTAAAGTGTGGGAGACGGAGGACGCTTTGGCGCGCAGGAGCACGAGCACGAGCACGAGCACGAGCACGAGCTGGAACCGGCGAAGATGGCCTAGAACCCATGTCAGTCTCTCACCACCTCCAACTTCGATAA
- the MBD1 gene encoding methyl-CpG-binding domain protein 1 isoform X11 has protein sequence MAEDWLDCPALGPGWKRREVFRKSGATCGRSDTYYQSPTGDRIRSKVELTRYLGPACDLTLFDFKQGILCYPAPKAQPLAVPSRKRKKPSRPAKTRKRQVGPQKGEVRKEAPGDETKANADTAPASLPAPGCCENCGISFSGDGTRRQRLKTLCKDCRAQRIAFNREQRMFKRVGCGECEACRVTEDCGACSTCLLQLPHDVASGLFCKCERRRCLRIVERSRGCGVCRGCQTREDCGRCRVCLRPPRPGLRRQWRCVQRRCLRGKRSRRRGGCDSKMAARRRPPRTQPLPPVPLSQPPESPELHPRALVPSPPAEFIYYCVDEDELPYTNRRQNRKCGACAACLRRMDCGRCDFCCDKPKFGGSNQKRQKCRWRQCLQFAMKRLLPSVWAGSEDGAGPPPPYSRRKRPGSTRRPRLGQILKTSLTTPTTRPGHAQTPMKQETGSGFVLPPPGTDLVFLREGASSPVQVPGPAAASTEALLQEAQCPGLSWVVALPQVKQEKADAQEDWTPGTAILTSPVLLPGCPSKAVDPDLPPVKQEPLDPEEDKEEESKDDSASDSAPEEEAGGAGTPVITEIFSLGGTRLRDTAVWLPSLQGRQSGREDGCKVWETEDALARRSTSTSTSTSTSWNRRRWPRTHVSLSPPPTSIMWVSYRRSWCPSSQT, from the exons ATGGCTGAGGACTGGCTGGACTGCCCAGCCTTGGGCCCCGGCTGGAAGCGCCGTGAAGTCTTTCGAAAGTCAGGTGCCACCTGTGGACGCTCAGACACCTATTACCAGAG CCCCAcaggagacaggatccgaagcaaaGTTGAGCTGACCCGATACCTGGGCCCTGCGTGTGACCTCACTCTCTTCGACTTCAAACAAGGCATTCTGTGCTATCCAGCCCCCAAG GCCCAGCCCTTAGCTGTCCCTAGCAGGAAGCGGAAGAAGCCTTCACGGCCAGCCAAGACTCGAAAACGTCAGGTTGGACCTCAAAAGGGTGAGGTCAggaaggaggccccaggagatGAGACCAAGGCTAATGCTGACACAGCCCCAGCTTCACTCCCTGCACCTGG GTGCTGTGAGAACTGTGGAATCAGCTTCTCAGGAGATGGTACCCGAAGGCAGCGGCTCAAGACATTATGCAAGGACTGCCGAG CGCAGAGAATTGCTTTCAACCGGGAACAGAGGATGTTTAAG CGTGTGGGCTGCGGGGAGTGTGAGGCCTGCCGGGTAACCGAGGACTGCGGGGCCTGCTCCACCTGCCTTCTGCAGCTGCCCCATGATGTGGCCTCGGGGCTGTTCTGCAAGTGTGAGCGGAGACGGTGCCTCCGGATTGTGGAAAGG AGCCGAGGGTGTGGAGTGTGCCGGGGCTGTCAGACCCGAGAGGACTGTGGCCGTTGCCGAGTCTGCCTTCGCCCTCCCCGCCCTGGTCTCAGGCGCCAGTGGAGGTGTGTCCAACGGCGCTGCCTACGG GGTAAACGTAGCCGCCGTAGAGGAGGCTGCGACTCCAAGATGGCTGCCCGGCGGCGCCCCCCGCGAACCCAGCCATTGCCTCCAGTTCCCCTGTCACAGCCTCCAGAGTCCCCAGAGCTG CACCCCAGAGCCCTGGTCCCCTCGCCACCTGCCGAGTTCATCTATTACTGTGTAGACGAGGACGAGCTA CCTTACACCAATCGCCGGCAGAACCGCAAGTGTGGGGCCTGTGCAGCCTGCCTACGGCGGATGGACTGTGGTCGCTGCGACTTCTGCTGTGACAAGCCTAAATTTGGGGGCAGCAACCAAAAGCGCCAGAAGTGTCGTTGGCGCCAATGCCTGCAGTTTGCTATG AAGCGGCTGCTGCCTAGTGTCTGGGCAGGATCTGAGGATGGGGCAGGGCCGCCCCCACCTTACTCTCGTCGAAAGAGGCCTGGCTCTACTCGAAGGCCCCGTCTGGGTCAGATACTGAAGACCTCCTTGACCACACCCACAACCCGACCAGGCCATGCCCAGACTCCAATGAAACAAGAAACAGGCAGTGGCTTTGTGCTGCCTCCACCTGGCACTGATCTTGTGTTCTTACGGGAAGGTGCAAGCAGTCCCGTGCAGGTGCCTGGCCCTGCTGCAGCTTCCACAGAAGCCCTGTTGCAG GAGGCCCAGTGCCCTGGCCTGAGTTGGGTTGTGGCCTTACCCCAGGTGAAGCAAGAGAAGGCGGATGCCCAGGAAGACTGGACACCGGGCACAGCCATCCTGACTTCTCCTGTATTGCTGCCTGGCTGCCCCAGCAAG GCAGTGGACCCAGACTTGCCACCTGTGAAGCAAGAGCCACTGGACCctgaggaggacaaggaggaagagagcaagGATGACTCCGCCTCCGACTCGGccccagaggaggaggcaggaggggctggcACACCCGTG ATCACGGAGATTTTCAGCCTGGGTGGAACCCGCCTCCGGGACACAGCAGTCTGGTTGCCAAG TCTGCAGGGCAGGCAATCGGGAAGGGAAGATGGATGTAAAGTGTGGGAGACGGAGGACGCTTTGGCGCGCAGGAGCACGAGCACGAGCACGAGCACGAGCACGAGCTGGAACCGGCGAAGATGGCCTAGAACCCATGTCAGTCTCTCACCACCTCCAACTTCGATAATGTGGGTGTCCTACAGAAGAAGCTGGTGCCCTTCATCACAGACTTAA
- the MBD1 gene encoding methyl-CpG-binding domain protein 1 isoform X45, translating into MAEDWLDCPALGPGWKRREVFRKSGATCGRSDTYYQSPTGDRIRSKVELTRYLGPACDLTLFDFKQGILCYPAPKAQPLAVPSRKRKKPSRPAKTRKRQVGPQKGEVRKEAPGDETKANADTAPASLPAPGCCENCGISFSGDGTRRQRLKTLCKDCRAQRIAFNREQRMFKRVGCGECEACRVTEDCGACSTCLLQLPHDVASGLFCKCERRRCLRIVERSRGCGVCRGCQTREDCGRCRVCLRPPRPGLRRQWRCVQRRCLRGKRSRRRGGCDSKMAARRRPPRTQPLPPVPLSQPPESPELHPRALVPSPPAEFIYYCVDEDELQPYTNRRQNRKCGACAACLRRMDCGRCDFCCDKPKFGGSNQKRQKCRWRQCLQFAMKRLLPSVWAGSEDGAGPPPPYSRRKRPGSTRRPRLGQILKTSLTTPTTRPGHAQTPMKQETGSGFVLPPPGTDLVFLREGASSPVQVPGPAAASTEALLQAVDPDLPPVKQEPLDPEEDKEEESKDDSASDSAPEEEAGGAGTPVITEIFSLGGTRLRDTAVWLPRSKDLKKPGARKQ; encoded by the exons ATGGCTGAGGACTGGCTGGACTGCCCAGCCTTGGGCCCCGGCTGGAAGCGCCGTGAAGTCTTTCGAAAGTCAGGTGCCACCTGTGGACGCTCAGACACCTATTACCAGAG CCCCAcaggagacaggatccgaagcaaaGTTGAGCTGACCCGATACCTGGGCCCTGCGTGTGACCTCACTCTCTTCGACTTCAAACAAGGCATTCTGTGCTATCCAGCCCCCAAG GCCCAGCCCTTAGCTGTCCCTAGCAGGAAGCGGAAGAAGCCTTCACGGCCAGCCAAGACTCGAAAACGTCAGGTTGGACCTCAAAAGGGTGAGGTCAggaaggaggccccaggagatGAGACCAAGGCTAATGCTGACACAGCCCCAGCTTCACTCCCTGCACCTGG GTGCTGTGAGAACTGTGGAATCAGCTTCTCAGGAGATGGTACCCGAAGGCAGCGGCTCAAGACATTATGCAAGGACTGCCGAG CGCAGAGAATTGCTTTCAACCGGGAACAGAGGATGTTTAAG CGTGTGGGCTGCGGGGAGTGTGAGGCCTGCCGGGTAACCGAGGACTGCGGGGCCTGCTCCACCTGCCTTCTGCAGCTGCCCCATGATGTGGCCTCGGGGCTGTTCTGCAAGTGTGAGCGGAGACGGTGCCTCCGGATTGTGGAAAGG AGCCGAGGGTGTGGAGTGTGCCGGGGCTGTCAGACCCGAGAGGACTGTGGCCGTTGCCGAGTCTGCCTTCGCCCTCCCCGCCCTGGTCTCAGGCGCCAGTGGAGGTGTGTCCAACGGCGCTGCCTACGG GGTAAACGTAGCCGCCGTAGAGGAGGCTGCGACTCCAAGATGGCTGCCCGGCGGCGCCCCCCGCGAACCCAGCCATTGCCTCCAGTTCCCCTGTCACAGCCTCCAGAGTCCCCAGAGCTG CACCCCAGAGCCCTGGTCCCCTCGCCACCTGCCGAGTTCATCTATTACTGTGTAGACGAGGACGAGCTA CAGCCTTACACCAATCGCCGGCAGAACCGCAAGTGTGGGGCCTGTGCAGCCTGCCTACGGCGGATGGACTGTGGTCGCTGCGACTTCTGCTGTGACAAGCCTAAATTTGGGGGCAGCAACCAAAAGCGCCAGAAGTGTCGTTGGCGCCAATGCCTGCAGTTTGCTATG AAGCGGCTGCTGCCTAGTGTCTGGGCAGGATCTGAGGATGGGGCAGGGCCGCCCCCACCTTACTCTCGTCGAAAGAGGCCTGGCTCTACTCGAAGGCCCCGTCTGGGTCAGATACTGAAGACCTCCTTGACCACACCCACAACCCGACCAGGCCATGCCCAGACTCCAATGAAACAAGAAACAGGCAGTGGCTTTGTGCTGCCTCCACCTGGCACTGATCTTGTGTTCTTACGGGAAGGTGCAAGCAGTCCCGTGCAGGTGCCTGGCCCTGCTGCAGCTTCCACAGAAGCCCTGTTGCAG GCAGTGGACCCAGACTTGCCACCTGTGAAGCAAGAGCCACTGGACCctgaggaggacaaggaggaagagagcaagGATGACTCCGCCTCCGACTCGGccccagaggaggaggcaggaggggctggcACACCCGTG ATCACGGAGATTTTCAGCCTGGGTGGAACCCGCCTCCGGGACACAGCAGTCTGGTTGCCAAG GTCCAAGGACCTTAAAAAACCTGGAGCTAGAAAGCAGTAG
- the MBD1 gene encoding methyl-CpG-binding domain protein 1 isoform X40: MAEDWLDCPALGPGWKRREVFRKSGATCGRSDTYYQSPTGDRIRSKVELTRYLGPACDLTLFDFKQGILCYPAPKAQPLAVPSRKRKKPSRPAKTRKRQVGPQKGEVRKEAPGDETKANADTAPASLPAPGCCENCGISFSGDGTRRQRLKTLCKDCRAQRIAFNREQRMFKRVGCGECEACRVTEDCGACSTCLLQLPHDVASGLFCKCERRRCLRIVERSRGCGVCRGCQTREDCGRCRVCLRPPRPGLRRQWRCVQRRCLRGKRSRRRGGCDSKMAARRRPPRTQPLPPVPLSQPPESPELHPRALVPSPPAEFIYYCVDEDELPYTNRRQNRKCGACAACLRRMDCGRCDFCCDKPKFGGSNQKRQKCRWRQCLQFAMKRLLPSVWAGSEDGAGPPPPYSRRKRPGSTRRPRLGQILKTSLTTPTTRPGHAQTPMKQETGSGFVLPPPGTDLVFLREGASSPVQVPGPAAASTEALLQVKQEKADAQEDWTPGTAILTSPVLLPGCPSKAVDPDLPPVKQEPLDPEEDKEEESKDDSASDSAPEEEAGGAGTPVITEIFSLGGTRLRDTAVWLPRSKDLKKPGARKQ; the protein is encoded by the exons ATGGCTGAGGACTGGCTGGACTGCCCAGCCTTGGGCCCCGGCTGGAAGCGCCGTGAAGTCTTTCGAAAGTCAGGTGCCACCTGTGGACGCTCAGACACCTATTACCAGAG CCCCAcaggagacaggatccgaagcaaaGTTGAGCTGACCCGATACCTGGGCCCTGCGTGTGACCTCACTCTCTTCGACTTCAAACAAGGCATTCTGTGCTATCCAGCCCCCAAG GCCCAGCCCTTAGCTGTCCCTAGCAGGAAGCGGAAGAAGCCTTCACGGCCAGCCAAGACTCGAAAACGTCAGGTTGGACCTCAAAAGGGTGAGGTCAggaaggaggccccaggagatGAGACCAAGGCTAATGCTGACACAGCCCCAGCTTCACTCCCTGCACCTGG GTGCTGTGAGAACTGTGGAATCAGCTTCTCAGGAGATGGTACCCGAAGGCAGCGGCTCAAGACATTATGCAAGGACTGCCGAG CGCAGAGAATTGCTTTCAACCGGGAACAGAGGATGTTTAAG CGTGTGGGCTGCGGGGAGTGTGAGGCCTGCCGGGTAACCGAGGACTGCGGGGCCTGCTCCACCTGCCTTCTGCAGCTGCCCCATGATGTGGCCTCGGGGCTGTTCTGCAAGTGTGAGCGGAGACGGTGCCTCCGGATTGTGGAAAGG AGCCGAGGGTGTGGAGTGTGCCGGGGCTGTCAGACCCGAGAGGACTGTGGCCGTTGCCGAGTCTGCCTTCGCCCTCCCCGCCCTGGTCTCAGGCGCCAGTGGAGGTGTGTCCAACGGCGCTGCCTACGG GGTAAACGTAGCCGCCGTAGAGGAGGCTGCGACTCCAAGATGGCTGCCCGGCGGCGCCCCCCGCGAACCCAGCCATTGCCTCCAGTTCCCCTGTCACAGCCTCCAGAGTCCCCAGAGCTG CACCCCAGAGCCCTGGTCCCCTCGCCACCTGCCGAGTTCATCTATTACTGTGTAGACGAGGACGAGCTA CCTTACACCAATCGCCGGCAGAACCGCAAGTGTGGGGCCTGTGCAGCCTGCCTACGGCGGATGGACTGTGGTCGCTGCGACTTCTGCTGTGACAAGCCTAAATTTGGGGGCAGCAACCAAAAGCGCCAGAAGTGTCGTTGGCGCCAATGCCTGCAGTTTGCTATG AAGCGGCTGCTGCCTAGTGTCTGGGCAGGATCTGAGGATGGGGCAGGGCCGCCCCCACCTTACTCTCGTCGAAAGAGGCCTGGCTCTACTCGAAGGCCCCGTCTGGGTCAGATACTGAAGACCTCCTTGACCACACCCACAACCCGACCAGGCCATGCCCAGACTCCAATGAAACAAGAAACAGGCAGTGGCTTTGTGCTGCCTCCACCTGGCACTGATCTTGTGTTCTTACGGGAAGGTGCAAGCAGTCCCGTGCAGGTGCCTGGCCCTGCTGCAGCTTCCACAGAAGCCCTGTTGCAG GTGAAGCAAGAGAAGGCGGATGCCCAGGAAGACTGGACACCGGGCACAGCCATCCTGACTTCTCCTGTATTGCTGCCTGGCTGCCCCAGCAAG GCAGTGGACCCAGACTTGCCACCTGTGAAGCAAGAGCCACTGGACCctgaggaggacaaggaggaagagagcaagGATGACTCCGCCTCCGACTCGGccccagaggaggaggcaggaggggctggcACACCCGTG ATCACGGAGATTTTCAGCCTGGGTGGAACCCGCCTCCGGGACACAGCAGTCTGGTTGCCAAG GTCCAAGGACCTTAAAAAACCTGGAGCTAGAAAGCAGTAG